The DNA segment CCCCTTCGATAGCATGGAAAGCCGGATTGAACAGACTTACGGTATCCTGCTCCATAAGCGGACACAGAAAGAACACGGTACTGGCAATACAGGAAACCTTCATATCGTAGGTATTCAGTAATGTACGTATGGTATTGATTTCTTTAAGACTGCATTCCTCAATACTTTTACCAAAAACATTATGCAGCTCTACGTGCGTATAGCCGTAAAGCTTGGCTATACGTAAGGCGGTTTCCAGATCCTCATCAATCTGGTCAGTGATTACAGATGCATACATAAACTCACTCCTCTTTAATTATTATAACAATATAACAATATCTGTGCAATTGATTTTAAATAATATACAAAAATATGTTATAATGTAATTACAATATATTGATTTTCTGCATTCCACATTGTATAATACGATTGTAAAGAAAGAGGTAGACACTATGTATCCTATGAAATTAAAGCCTGTATATGATAAAACCATATGGGCAAACGACCGATTGACGACAATGCGTGGCTTAGAGGAAACGGGTATGGGTACCTGCTGGGAAATCAGTGCGCATCCCCATGCTAAAAATGTAATCCTAAACGGGGAATATGCCGGTAAGACACTGGATGAATTGATTAAGACCGACCCAACAGCAATCCTGGGGGAAAAAGAGCTGCATCAGATGCTGCGCCTTGCTTATCTGGATGCGGCAGAGGATTTGTCCATTCAGGTGCATCCTTATGATGAATATGCAAGAGAGCATGAACATGATGAAGGAAAGACGGAATCCTGGTATATTTTACAGGCAGATAAAGGTGCTACGCTGGTTGCTGGTACGACTGCATCCGATGCGGCAGTTATCAAAGAGGCGGTTGCCTGTGGTGAGGTAGAGAAGTATGTACGCAAGGTTGAGGTAGAGGCAGGAGATTTTGTTTGTATCGATGCCGGAATGCTCCATGCGCTTGGCAAGGGAATCCTGGCACTGGAAATCGGACAGAATTCCAATACCACCTATCGCTTTTATGATTATCACCGCAAGGATGCTTCCGGCAAGGAACGTAAGCTGCATATTGAAAAGTGCTTTGATGTCGCAGATTTTTCTCTGCATTGCAATAAGATTGCCTCTCCGTTTCCTATAACAGCGCATACAGAGGAGAAAATGCTGGTGGATCGCAGGGAATTCAGTGTACGGCTTGTCGATGTGGCGGAAAGCTATGTGCTTCCAAAAGATGAGAAGCGTTTTTACTGCCTGAGCAATGTTTCTGCGGATTGTGCAATCCGCTATCAGGGAAAAGAGCTTTCCTTTGCCTTCACGGAGAATATTTTTGTGCCTGCAGGCTGTGATGATATAGAAATTATTGGAAAGGCACGTATCCTGATAAGCTTCGTAAGATAAAATTTTCACACAATGTTCACATAAAAACGCATGCAGTGTTAAAAATCGCTGTAAATATGCGTTTTTTTCTATTCTGGAGCCAGCTTTTTGGTTAAATTGTGTGATTACATTTGTAATTATGTGAGAAAAATTTATCAAAACAGTTGAAATTATGGGGAACGTGGTGTAAGATTACAATGTAAATAGCGGAGGTAAGCGATTACATTTCAACGAAAGCTGGTCACTTCGGAATGGAATCCTTACGTAACACAGGCAGAACTGGTATGGTCTTGTGTTTCAAAACGTATACATTTATGTATATAGGCAATTTCTTTGCATTTCGTAAATATTTCCCTGAAAAAACGAAAAAAAAAGGATGTTTTAGAAGAAAAACATCCATCTCATATAGTATACCTTATGAGACATTCTGGAAAATCCCTGTTTTTGATGTAAAACACAAAAAAAACAGACGATTTTACAAGAATATCGTCTGTACTGTTAAGTATAGGTATTTGCATAAGGTGATGAGGAAAAAGGATTTGGTTTGCGAAACCAAAATATTTTTTTGGTCTTACTCACCTGAGTTTTGTTCTGTGTCCGTGAAAAAAAGGAGGACGACAAATGAAATACGTGATTATGGTAAGTCATGGTGAATTTGCACCGGGATTACATTCTGCTGTCAAAATGATGACAGGCGATCGTGATGATGTCCTGAGTACAAGTCTGAAGGCTGATATGAGCGCTGATGAATTCGCTGCGAATTTCAAAGCTCTTGTAGAGCCGCTGAAGGCTGATGACAGTGTGATTCTGCTGGCTGACATCCTGAGTGGATCTCCATTCACCAATGCACTGGCTGTTCTTGATGAAAAAGGCCTGATGCAGAACACACTTGTGATTGCAGGTATGAATATGCCGCTGGCAATTACAGCCGTATTGATGAAAGATAATTTTGACGATGCAGAGATGCTGAAAGAAACTCTGCTGAGTGAGGGTCATGCCGGATTAACAGAATATGTTATGGAAAGCAGTGACGACGCAGAAGATGACATTTAACTAAGGAGGTTATAGAACATGATTAGTTTTATTCGAGTTGACGACCGTATTATTCACGGTCAGATTGTAACACGCTGGTCAAAAGAGTTTCCATGCGATGGTATTATCGCAGTAAATGACAAGGCAGCTACGACACCTGTATTAACGCAGTCATTCAAAGCTTCAACAAATAAAAAAGTGTTTGTATGGACACTGGAACATTTCCTTGAAAAAGCAGATACTGTTTTGAAAAGCGATAAGAGATATTTCTTGATTACGAAAAATCCAGTGGATATGAAAAAGATTCTTGTTGATCACAAATTCATTCCAAGTGATGTGAAACGTGTAGTCATTGGCCCATGCAATGATCGTCCAGGTGCTGTTAAATTAGGACAGAATCAGTCTATTATTCAGGAAGAGGCTGAGGCAATTGAAGAAATGACAAATGCCGGATATACCGTTGAATTTGCATTGTTGCAGGAAACTTCCATCGGTACATGGGATAAATTCAGATCTAAATTTGGTTACTAGCATTGGGAGGCTGTAGCTAAATTAGATTATATATTACGATTCATTTATAAAGAAAAGGAGAAATTATTATGAGTTGGCTTCAAGCAATTTTAATTGGTCTTATGAGTTGTACTGCAGCTAGTACGATTGCTTGTCTAGGTACTACCGTAGGTAACTATACTCTGAACAGACCATTGGTCGCATCTATGTTCGTTGGTCTTATCTTAGGTGATGTCCAGGGATGTATTCAGGTTGGTATCCCAATGCAGGTTATGTGGATCGCATTGGTAACTCCAGGTGGAACTGTTGCATCTGACTTACGTGCCGTATCTTATATCGGTATTCCTCTTGCTTATGTAGGCGCTAAAGCAGCTGGCTGGGACTTTGGCGGTACAGACGCACAGGGACTTGCTTCTACGATTTCTGCCATGACTGGTGTTATCGGTATCACATTGTTCTATGGAACAGCTATGATGAACCTTATATGGCAGCACATTGGATGGGCAAGACTGGATAAGGGTGATTTCAGTATCATCGGTAAAGTTGATGCTTTATTCCCACTGATTTCACACTTCGTATTATCTTTCTTACCATGTACATTACTGTGCTACTATGGATCTACAGCAGTTGCTGATCTGTTTGCTGTACTGAATGTTGATGTTTGGTATGTAAAAGCATTGCTGGCAGTTGGTTCTGTACTGCCTGCAGTAGGTATCGCTATTCTGTTGAAATCTGTTATTACAAAGGCTTCTGATTTATTGTTCTTTGTATTTGGTTTTGCTTTGGCAGCTTCTATGCACTTATCCTTACTTGCTGCTACAGCAGTAGGTGCTGTATTTGCACTGATTAACTATCAGTTGGTAATGACAAAAGCTGGTGCTGCTAATGCTGGTGCTAGTGCAATCGATGATGAGGAGGATATTTAGTTATGAAAAAAATATCTAAGAAAACGTTAAATAGCTCTTTCTGGCGTTGGTGGTATGGTAACTTAACTTGCTTCTCTCATGAACATATGCAGACTTGGGGTTACATGTGGTCTATGCTTCCTATTATTCAGGAATTATATGAAACAAAGGAAGAACAGCAGGAAAAATTACAGACATATTATCCATTCTTCAATACTGAGCCTCAGATTGGATGTATGGTAGTTGGTATCACAGCAGGTTTGGAAGAAGCACGTGCTAATGGTGCTGAAGGTATTGATGATGAAATGATCAATGGTATCCGTGCAGGTCTTATGGGACCTTTGGCAGGTATCGGTGATTCCCTGATCGTTGGTACGTATATTCCTATCTTGTTGGGAGTTGCAGTTGGTTTAGCTGAAGGTGGTTCTATTTTAGGTCCATTATTCTACATTGTTGTTTGGAACGTTACTTCTATTTTCTTCCAGAAGTTCGTATATGACAAAGGATATGAGCTTGGTGGTTCTGCTGTTGAGCTGATTGTTGGTGAGCAGGCTACTGCATTCCGTGAGTCTGTAATCGTTATGGGACAGGTAATCGTTGGTGCGATGGCAGCATCTTGGATCAACATTACAACTCCTTTACAGATTGCTACAAACTCTGAAGGTGAACCTGTATTACTGCAGAGCAACTTGGATGGTGCATTCCCGAAAGTTCTGACAATGGTATTCGTATTATTTGCTTGGTGGTTAATGGCTAAAAAGAATATGTCACCAATCAAAGTATTGTTACTGTTCGTTGTAATTGGTTTCCTTGGATCTGTTGTAGGATTCATTGGGTAATTTATACGATTCATACAAAATCATCCCTTACTCCCAAAAGGGGTGATTTTTTAAATTGATTAAAAAGCAAATGATGATATAATAAGCTTATGGTTTTTATGAAATGGAGTGCACATTATGACAAAATCAGAAAAGGAAAAACTAAAAAAAGAAATCGCTTATCGTGATTTAATGACAAGAAAGCTCATAAAAAGAGCAAAATCCTGTTTCTTGTTTTTTATACTGTTTGCGGCTGTGGCGTTTTGGGGCTTCACAGGACTGCATGATAACTTTCTTGTAATGGCTGAGGGAATAAGAGATGTATTAAAGTGGATTGCACTTGTCCTGGCAATCATTACAGGAGTGTTGACGGTTATGCTATATATCAGCTATAACAATTCAAAGAAATATGTATTCAAATTGATTGATAAGGTACAATTAAATAAATAATTGCCTGGTGCTTGCAGAAATATGATACTTTAAGAGCCTAAGGTGTTTATGAATTTTAGTAAGAACAGGTCATTGTGACGCAACACGTCATGTATGCCTGTTTTTGTCATTATAATAGGAGAAAGCGTCTGATACGTTCTTTGTACTGTTTCTTTGAATGATGCAGTTTCATACACATGAAAAAACCATACAAGATATGCAGCCCTTGTACAGTTTAGAATACGTATAAATAATCAGAAGTGGATATAAATGACGGATAACGAATGATCATTTACTGAAAAGGAAGTACTAAAAAAGAAGGAAGCTCGAGTTATTATCTATAGAAGCATTCCTTCTTCTTTCGTTTTTTTACAGACACATCATTTACCGTTCTTCAATGAAAATCATAAGGCTGTATCGGTATCCTTTATGAAATATCAGCGGTAACTACTATTCACGATTTCCCCATCATATCGTAATGAGGACGCATAGAGCAGGAACAGGGCAATAGCAGACTTCATAATCGTCATAGCTATTCCATCTGGACTACGTATGCTTTACTGCACATCGTCCTTTATGAGTAAACGTCATAAAGGCAATAAAGCTTTTAGATACATCATTTTTTATTTAATAATGAATCGATCAATTTATCAGGATCCTCATATTTTTTTTCTCTTTCACCATGATCTGTATAATCCCTTGTATAAATATCAAAGTAATCACTATATACAGATAAATTATCAGTTGTTGTTATTTTAGCCGCAAACAATGCTTCGGGATGTTGAAATAAAATTTCTGAAGTAAGCGGTGCAGCATCACTGCTTTCCTTCCAGCAGCCATCCGGCCCTACAGCACGTAAATCCTTGTTGATATGCGTATCTTCTTTGCCATCCACATAAACGAATTTTTGCATCATCATGGAAATGTAATATTCCTCAGGGTACCAGCCCAGCTTAAATGTATCCGCAACATAACTGAAATTTTCCGCAAGTGTATTGGCGCTTTCTCTTGTTAACATAAACCAGGGACTACCGATACTGTAATGATCTGTTAAATTCCGTTTGATATGAAGCAAATCAAATATAGCGGCAGTGCCCTTTGATAAAGCACGGATAAACTTGCTTGTTGGAAAAGCCAGCATATTTGTGAAAGGATAATAACGATCTGCTTTTTTTCTCAATGCTTGATCCTCATCACAGCTCACATAATAAAAATCCTTTCCATTGTTCTCTTTTAGAAAAGAAATGATTTCTGTTCTTGGTTTTACAGGCATCATACCATCGGTTAAATTGATAAAATAATCGAATCCACCAATTTCCAAAGCTTCCTTCATCTGAATAATCGTTCCTCTGGCGAGTGACAGGTCACCACTTTGTCCGTATTCCTGACGTTTGGAGATGTGTACCCGTGGAAAGTCTGCATATACAAAGAAAATCTGATCTCTCAGGTCATTATCATTGATCATAATAAAAACATGATCTTCCTGTTTGGTTAGCTGATTAACAAGCTCAATAATTTCCTCATAATTTCTATCGGTATGTACTAAATAAGCTATTCTCATAAATAATTCCTCCAATAGGGCTATTATATCATTGATTGATTTGAATTCGTAGTGATATTCGTCATCTTCTTAATAAAGTAAAGGATAAAAGTTACTGTAGTCAATGCGTAAAACACAGGGAAATAGCATAGATTGTAAGATATGCTATAGCGTTGCTCACGATAACAGTATTCTTTACCTGCGTATGATTAAAATCATGAAGCTGGTATTGATTATGAATTATAACAGGGAAAGAAAAGCTGAATGCAAGCATGAAAAACAGCTGATAATCTCTCCTTTGAAAACATGGCAGTATCACAGTTAGGTAAATTTGAAGTGTAGGAACGCGAAACGTGTACAGGTGCTTGCAGTAGATCGCAAGTGGAATGCATTGGCATCTCGCTCTTTTCATTTCGTCTGTCCTTTTCTTTTTTAGAATTTGTATTTCGTATGTGAAAAGAGATTTCTTCTATTACAGTCATAGCTTAGAAATCTCTTTGTCAATATTATTATTTATATGTGCTGTTTACATAGGGACTATGGGTTATTTCATCCATCCAAAATCCTTCAGACAGGCATCTACGTTTTCTTCAAAGGAACCAAAATCAATACCATGTGCTTTCAATTTGTCTGTATGCAGTCGATAATCCCGGAACCGGTCTGCATACCGCTCATGATTTGGAAGGATATACGCATCAATCTGTTCCTGTGTACAGCCCAGCTTTTGTGCTACGATCTTTGCGGATTCATACGTATTGTGTGTGTTTGTATCGGAAACGTGATATATACCTGTTGGCAGCTCCAGGATTTTATCGAATACATCTGCCAGCTTCTGCGCATAGGTCATACCTCTGATTTCGTTCACGGTGAACTTCGTTGGCTGCTGATAAAATACAGCATTCATGACATTGCGGATGATATTCGGTGACGCTTTGATCCCCGGACGGCTCATACCAAGCATCCAGGAAAAGCGCAGTATGACATAGCTGTCCAGCATTGAGGTTATGAACCTCTCACACTCCACCTTGTGATTTCCATAGGCGGTAACAGAGCACAGCGGCGTATCCTCATGAAACGGCCCTGCCTCGGTTTTCCCGTTAAAGCACTGCTCGGTACTGATAAAAATCAGGCGAGCTTTTTTATCCTGACATGCTTTTGCGATTTCCTGCGTGCATTCCACGTTGATCCGGTGTGTCAGCTCGGGATAATTCTCACAATCAGCTGTCTGTGCCATGGCGCCTGTATGGAATACATAATCGTAGGCATGCTCTGTAAACCATTTACGAACGGCTTCAATATCTCCTAAATCAAGATCTTTTCTCGTTAGGGAAACAATCTCCATGGTATCGTGTAACGCCTCTTTGACAAGGGAAGCGATAAAGCCGTTTCCACCCGTAATTACGATTTTTTTCATAGTGATTCCCCCCGTTCAGCACGAAAGCCCTCTAAAATATGAATAGAGCTGCTGGTACCGATGCGCTCAGCACCTGCTTCTATCATCGCCTTGCAGGTTTCCCAGTCACGTACCCCGCCTGCAGCCTTGACCTTTACATCATCACCGACGGTTTCCTTCATCAGACGCACATCCTCCAGCGTGGCTCCTCCGGTTCCAAATCCGGTGCTTGTTTTAATAAAATCCGGCTTTACGCTTTTTGCGATTTCCGCAAGCTTTTTGATTTCCTCTTTTTCCAGATAGCAATTCTCGAAAATAACCTTGCTGATTACCTGATGTGTGCGGCAGATTTCTGTGATTTGACGCATTTCTTCTTCAATATACTCCCAATGTCCCATCTTTGCTTCTCCGATATTGATTACATAGTCAATCTCATCGGCACCATCCGCGATTGCCTGTTCTGTTTCCTTTACCTTGATATCCAGCACCGTCTGACCTAAAGGAAAGGATATGGCTGCACCTACATGTACATCACAGCCCTCCAGTAATTCCTTGCATAAGCGCACCTGTGCGGAATTGATAGCGACCATGGCAGTGCCAAGCTCGCGTGCTTCCTTACACAGCTTCTCAAAATCGGCTCTTGTTGCATATGCCTTCAAAAAGGTATGATCTAAATATTTAGCGAGTGATTGTTCCGTTAGTGTATTGATATCCATAAGATGTCCTCCTTTAATGTAATTACATTATAACATTGTGAACAAAAGTTGTCAAACGGAAAGCAATCCGTTATAATTAAGATATTGTAAAAAGGAGTCGGACACTATGGATGAGCGAATCGCAAAGCAGTTTACTATCAGCAAGGCATCACCGGTACCTCTGTATTTTCAACTTAAAACACAGCTGGTGGAGCTATTGAAGCAGGGAATCTTTCAGGCAGGGGATAAGCTGCCAACCGAAGCGGAGTTCTGCGAGCTGCTGGATATTTCCCGTCCGACGGTACGTCAGGCATTTTCCGAATTGATCAATGAAGGGTATATTACCCGGCATAAGGCAAAGGGAACCTTTGTATCCCGTCCGAAAATTGAAGGGTACTTCTTTCAGAAGCTGGGCAGCTTCGATGAGGAAATGCGCTCCTTGCATTTAACACCTTCCACACGGGTCATTATCAGCGAGGTGATTAAGAAACCAGAGGAATGCAGTGAGGTCTATCCGACAAGTGAGCGGGTATTTTATCTGCAGCGACTTCGTTATGCAGATCAGGAGGAAATGGTGCTTGTGAATACCTTTGTTCCATATGAGAGATTTCAGGGAATCGAGCTGGAGAATTTTGAACAGGCTTCCTTATATGATATCCTTTCCCACCGCTATCAGACAGAGGTTGCCTATGTAGATCGCAGCGTCGAGGCAAGAAAAGCCGGGCAGCGGGAACGCACGATTCTGAATATGGAGGAGGATGGCGTTTTAATGCATGTGGAAACGGTAGCTTATACAGAGCAGGATGAGCCTGTGGAATATTCCATTGCGGAATATCGCGGAGATCGCAACAAGTTTAAAATGCGTCTGATTCGTAAAGAACAATAACTGTCAGAATTTTGACAGCTTTTTTCTTTTTACCGGTTGACAGAGAAACAGAAAAAAGTTACAATACAAGTGTAATTGACATAATGATATAACAACTAGGAGGTGGTTATATGGAGTTTTATCCGGGATTTGATATTGAAAGCCGCACGCAGGATATGGAATTCCTTTACGGTGATGATGTGTTTGGGCCGCAGCCGGAGAAAAGAACATTGGAAGCAATTCGCTCCTCCCTGCAGGATCCAACCTGTACAGGGCCTGAAATACTTTACAGCATTGTTATGGATGTAGGAAGAAAGCAGGATAAAGCAGCGATTGAGGAACGTAATCTTCTGTATGGGGCAGTGACCTATGCAAAGGGAACACTCGGTAAGGAGCCGGTTCGCTCGCAGGGGCATATTCATGCAATTTCCCCTTCCTGTCAGTCGTCAACCTGTGAAGTTTATGAGATATGGGATGGAGAGGCATTTATCTATATGCAGGAATATGGTAAGGATGATGCAGGAAACTGTTATGCAGTGCACGCAAAGGCAGGAGAAGTCGTAATCGTTCCACCGGGCTGGGTACATGCGACAATCAATGCCAATGTGGAAAAGCCACTGACCTTTGGTGCCTGGTGCGTTCGTGATTTCGGATTTGATTATGAGGATGTTCGTGCTCATCATGGGATTGCTTATTTTCCAATCGTGAAGGAAGGTAATATTACCTGGGAAATAAATCCTGCTTATAAGCATGCAAAGCTGCATGTGATATCTGCACATGCATACCCGCAGTTTGCTTTGGAGCCGGGAAAACCAATCTATACACAGTTTGTTGAGGATCCAGACCGTTTTCTGTTTGTATCAAAACCGCAGCTAAAGGAAA comes from the Erysipelotrichaceae bacterium 66202529 genome and includes:
- the deoC gene encoding deoxyribose-phosphate aldolase — its product is MDINTLTEQSLAKYLDHTFLKAYATRADFEKLCKEARELGTAMVAINSAQVRLCKELLEGCDVHVGAAISFPLGQTVLDIKVKETEQAIADGADEIDYVINIGEAKMGHWEYIEEEMRQITEICRTHQVISKVIFENCYLEKEEIKKLAEIAKSVKPDFIKTSTGFGTGGATLEDVRLMKETVGDDVKVKAAGGVRDWETCKAMIEAGAERIGTSSSIHILEGFRAERGESL
- a CDS encoding glucose-6-phosphate isomerase, with translation MEFYPGFDIESRTQDMEFLYGDDVFGPQPEKRTLEAIRSSLQDPTCTGPEILYSIVMDVGRKQDKAAIEERNLLYGAVTYAKGTLGKEPVRSQGHIHAISPSCQSSTCEVYEIWDGEAFIYMQEYGKDDAGNCYAVHAKAGEVVIVPPGWVHATINANVEKPLTFGAWCVRDFGFDYEDVRAHHGIAYFPIVKEGNITWEINPAYKHAKLHVISAHAYPQFALEPGKPIYTQFVEDPDRFLFVSKPQLKEKEWEAFHK
- a CDS encoding mannose-6-phosphate isomerase, yielding MYPMKLKPVYDKTIWANDRLTTMRGLEETGMGTCWEISAHPHAKNVILNGEYAGKTLDELIKTDPTAILGEKELHQMLRLAYLDAAEDLSIQVHPYDEYAREHEHDEGKTESWYILQADKGATLVAGTTASDAAVIKEAVACGEVEKYVRKVEVEAGDFVCIDAGMLHALGKGILALEIGQNSNTTYRFYDYHRKDASGKERKLHIEKCFDVADFSLHCNKIASPFPITAHTEEKMLVDRREFSVRLVDVAESYVLPKDEKRFYCLSNVSADCAIRYQGKELSFAFTENIFVPAGCDDIEIIGKARILISFVR
- a CDS encoding PTS fructose transporter subunit IIA yields the protein MKYVIMVSHGEFAPGLHSAVKMMTGDRDDVLSTSLKADMSADEFAANFKALVEPLKADDSVILLADILSGSPFTNALAVLDEKGLMQNTLVIAGMNMPLAITAVLMKDNFDDAEMLKETLLSEGHAGLTEYVMESSDDAEDDI
- a CDS encoding glycogen branching protein produces the protein MRIAYLVHTDRNYEEIIELVNQLTKQEDHVFIMINDNDLRDQIFFVYADFPRVHISKRQEYGQSGDLSLARGTIIQMKEALEIGGFDYFINLTDGMMPVKPRTEIISFLKENNGKDFYYVSCDEDQALRKKADRYYPFTNMLAFPTSKFIRALSKGTAAIFDLLHIKRNLTDHYSIGSPWFMLTRESANTLAENFSYVADTFKLGWYPEEYYISMMMQKFVYVDGKEDTHINKDLRAVGPDGCWKESSDAAPLTSEILFQHPEALFAAKITTTDNLSVYSDYFDIYTRDYTDHGEREKKYEDPDKLIDSLLNKK
- a CDS encoding PTS mannose/fructose/sorbose transporter subunit IIB, with amino-acid sequence MISFIRVDDRIIHGQIVTRWSKEFPCDGIIAVNDKAATTPVLTQSFKASTNKKVFVWTLEHFLEKADTVLKSDKRYFLITKNPVDMKKILVDHKFIPSDVKRVVIGPCNDRPGAVKLGQNQSIIQEEAEAIEEMTNAGYTVEFALLQETSIGTWDKFRSKFGY
- a CDS encoding sugar nucleotide-binding protein, encoding MKKIVITGGNGFIASLVKEALHDTMEIVSLTRKDLDLGDIEAVRKWFTEHAYDYVFHTGAMAQTADCENYPELTHRINVECTQEIAKACQDKKARLIFISTEQCFNGKTEAGPFHEDTPLCSVTAYGNHKVECERFITSMLDSYVILRFSWMLGMSRPGIKASPNIIRNVMNAVFYQQPTKFTVNEIRGMTYAQKLADVFDKILELPTGIYHVSDTNTHNTYESAKIVAQKLGCTQEQIDAYILPNHERYADRFRDYRLHTDKLKAHGIDFGSFEENVDACLKDFGWMK
- a CDS encoding PTS system mannose/fructose/sorbose family transporter subunit IID; this encodes MKKISKKTLNSSFWRWWYGNLTCFSHEHMQTWGYMWSMLPIIQELYETKEEQQEKLQTYYPFFNTEPQIGCMVVGITAGLEEARANGAEGIDDEMINGIRAGLMGPLAGIGDSLIVGTYIPILLGVAVGLAEGGSILGPLFYIVVWNVTSIFFQKFVYDKGYELGGSAVELIVGEQATAFRESVIVMGQVIVGAMAASWINITTPLQIATNSEGEPVLLQSNLDGAFPKVLTMVFVLFAWWLMAKKNMSPIKVLLLFVVIGFLGSVVGFIG
- a CDS encoding PTS sugar transporter subunit IIC is translated as MSWLQAILIGLMSCTAASTIACLGTTVGNYTLNRPLVASMFVGLILGDVQGCIQVGIPMQVMWIALVTPGGTVASDLRAVSYIGIPLAYVGAKAAGWDFGGTDAQGLASTISAMTGVIGITLFYGTAMMNLIWQHIGWARLDKGDFSIIGKVDALFPLISHFVLSFLPCTLLCYYGSTAVADLFAVLNVDVWYVKALLAVGSVLPAVGIAILLKSVITKASDLLFFVFGFALAASMHLSLLAATAVGAVFALINYQLVMTKAGAANAGASAIDDEEDI
- a CDS encoding UTRA domain-containing protein, whose amino-acid sequence is MDERIAKQFTISKASPVPLYFQLKTQLVELLKQGIFQAGDKLPTEAEFCELLDISRPTVRQAFSELINEGYITRHKAKGTFVSRPKIEGYFFQKLGSFDEEMRSLHLTPSTRVIISEVIKKPEECSEVYPTSERVFYLQRLRYADQEEMVLVNTFVPYERFQGIELENFEQASLYDILSHRYQTEVAYVDRSVEARKAGQRERTILNMEEDGVLMHVETVAYTEQDEPVEYSIAEYRGDRNKFKMRLIRKEQ